The Paenibacillus sp. MBLB1832 genome has a window encoding:
- a CDS encoding response regulator transcription factor: protein MRKVLIVEDEIAIARVIAAYLQKEQYEVITVHNGAEATEVFDRVQPHLVLLDVHLPGMDGWEILTYIRDKSVCPVIMLTALSETEKKLTGLNLGADDYMTKPFVGAEVVARVNAVLRRFSNVMERRHVRQYGSLKIDFQSHDVYLNGAKVVLTPRDLSVLMLLAENPNQVFTREHLLDTVWGMDYDGSDRAVDLVVKRIRKALENWPTSEGEIRTMHRMGYQFHVHDK from the coding sequence TTGAGAAAAGTATTGATCGTTGAAGATGAAATCGCGATCGCCCGCGTCATTGCCGCCTATTTGCAGAAGGAGCAGTACGAAGTCATCACGGTACACAATGGAGCTGAGGCCACCGAGGTGTTCGACCGCGTTCAGCCGCATCTGGTGCTGCTCGATGTGCATTTGCCTGGTATGGATGGCTGGGAGATCTTGACCTATATTCGTGATAAAAGCGTGTGTCCCGTCATCATGCTGACAGCCTTGTCCGAAACGGAGAAGAAGCTCACGGGACTGAATCTTGGCGCAGATGATTATATGACCAAACCTTTCGTGGGTGCCGAGGTTGTAGCGCGTGTGAACGCAGTGCTGCGTCGGTTCTCCAATGTGATGGAGAGAAGACATGTGCGCCAATACGGCTCACTCAAGATCGACTTCCAGTCCCACGATGTATATCTGAATGGTGCGAAGGTTGTGCTTACACCGCGCGATTTATCTGTGCTCATGCTGCTTGCGGAAAATCCGAATCAGGTGTTCACACGCGAACATTTGTTGGATACCGTATGGGGTATGGACTATGACGGCAGCGACCGAGCGGTCGATTTGGTCGTCAAACGCATCCGCAAAGCGCTCGAGAACTGGCCGACGAGCGAAGGAGAGATTCGAACTATGCACCGAATGGGGTACCAATTCCATGTTCATGACAAATAA
- a CDS encoding glucosaminidase domain-containing protein: MDLKYWWERAKTASEQVGWFPTVILAQWQHETGDFRSNNFVKNNNIAGQTWQNYMPEAIRGTARPAAEGGYYIRYDDPVTGYVDFIKNNGRYAGVKLKTTEEAQIRAIAAAGWAVDPNYADKLIRRLKDNEQLGFRLATEKEEEDMAKPMQLENDWQWKMLSDALDGLYKKGVLTDHQWAEKAYNHALSPTELAWLNLIVYARQNGINV, from the coding sequence GTGGATCTGAAGTATTGGTGGGAAAGGGCAAAAACAGCGAGCGAGCAGGTCGGCTGGTTCCCTACTGTTATCCTTGCGCAATGGCAGCATGAAACGGGGGATTTTCGGAGTAACAACTTTGTAAAAAATAACAACATTGCAGGCCAAACCTGGCAGAACTATATGCCCGAAGCGATAAGAGGAACGGCACGTCCAGCGGCGGAAGGCGGCTACTATATCCGCTACGATGACCCTGTGACCGGGTATGTGGATTTTATTAAGAATAACGGCAGATATGCAGGCGTCAAATTAAAAACGACGGAAGAAGCACAGATTCGTGCGATTGCTGCAGCAGGCTGGGCCGTCGATCCGAACTATGCGGACAAGCTGATCCGCCGCCTGAAGGATAACGAGCAGCTTGGTTTTCGTTTAGCGACAGAGAAGGAGGAAGAAGATATGGCAAAACCTATGCAACTAGAGAACGACTGGCAGTGGAAAATGTTAAGCGATGCCCTCGATGGCTTGTATAAGAAAGGCGTCCTTACGGATCACCAATGGGCTGAAAAAGCGTACAACCACGCCCTCTCTCCTACGGAATTGGCTTGGCTGAATCTCATTGTCTATGCACGGCAAAATGGCATCAACGTCTAA
- a CDS encoding adenylate/guanylate cyclase domain-containing protein, whose protein sequence is MSSLPQGIVTFVFTDIEGSTKLWEAHPVEMQEALRQHDEILTTNFEEHGGIVVKHRGEGDSFFVVFTVASHALQAAAAVQKKLAETAWPIPQPICVRMAVHSGEAELRDGDYYGVTVNRCARLRSIAHGGQVVVSTATVELARVLETQELQLINLGTHRLKDIATPEQVFQLTSPGLKEEFPPLRSLQGPVNPLPIQVTPFIGREQELSELHERLTHTRLLSVLGPGGAGKTRLAIQLANEAMTNYPDGVWLVELAPIQEPSLLYQTVAAVFGLKEGQQQSIKEALIEYLGTKKLLLVLDNCEHLIDASAQLAAHLLQTCPQLQMIVTSREPLTITGETLWRIPSLSLPNPEEQHSVEQLLAYEAVRLFVDRAQAVQASFTVTKQNAAAVADICARLDGIPLALELAAARVKALSVEQIAARLAESFRLLSGGDRTRLPRQQTLRALMDWSYQLLNESERMLWRRLSVFAGSFSLEAAEAVSSGDGVDDFEIVDILSQLVDKSLVQSEGRDGEVRYRLLTTIRQYGQEKLLEAGEQEERMALFCAYYVTFIEHTAGGMHTPHMQGSTVKEWTRELSNLRVAMDWSQQSAASQPNMMEQAGRLISATDSFWSMLGITREGHDRLQIWLEGPQSRDFPHTRVHALLTAVNMTYLVDQQRAIAYIQEALSLANSLGEPSLQAKALYYMALGCHVLGQYQQAVALFDQAYVILKSLNADWQISSLLRFKAIALVNQSQDAEARLIIEEGLQLCRRLGDPHEEAALFRMLGSLALNEGRVDEAKRYYRESMVTTCELADKMCTLSGLGGVSLIAEAMGEAQLAAWLGGAYKELSTSIGGGMNVWLHRSSADIWAALETEQPAAWSSGREAGYDEAIARARAVVAEG, encoded by the coding sequence ATGTCATCTTTACCCCAAGGAATTGTTACGTTCGTTTTTACAGATATTGAGGGAAGTACGAAACTGTGGGAGGCGCACCCTGTGGAGATGCAGGAGGCGCTGCGGCAGCACGATGAGATATTAACGACGAACTTCGAGGAGCATGGCGGTATCGTGGTCAAACATCGTGGTGAAGGCGACAGCTTCTTCGTCGTCTTCACGGTGGCTTCTCACGCGTTGCAGGCCGCAGCGGCTGTGCAAAAGAAGCTTGCTGAAACCGCATGGCCGATCCCCCAGCCGATCTGTGTGCGCATGGCGGTGCATTCGGGTGAAGCGGAGCTGCGCGATGGCGACTATTACGGCGTAACTGTCAACCGCTGTGCGCGTCTTCGGTCCATCGCGCATGGGGGGCAGGTGGTAGTCTCAACAGCGACGGTGGAGTTGGCGAGGGTGCTTGAGACTCAAGAGCTGCAACTCATCAATCTGGGGACGCATCGGCTCAAGGATATTGCCACGCCCGAACAGGTATTTCAACTTACGTCCCCTGGCTTAAAGGAGGAGTTCCCACCGCTGCGCTCCTTGCAGGGACCTGTTAATCCGCTGCCGATCCAAGTGACTCCGTTCATCGGCAGGGAGCAAGAATTAAGTGAGCTGCATGAGCGTCTAACCCACACGCGTTTGCTTTCGGTACTAGGTCCAGGAGGCGCAGGCAAAACGCGCTTAGCTATACAGCTGGCAAATGAAGCGATGACCAATTACCCAGACGGGGTCTGGTTGGTTGAATTAGCACCGATACAAGAGCCAAGCTTGCTATACCAAACGGTAGCGGCTGTGTTCGGCCTCAAGGAGGGCCAGCAGCAGTCGATCAAAGAAGCTTTAATCGAGTACCTCGGTACCAAAAAGTTGTTACTGGTGCTAGACAATTGCGAGCACCTCATCGACGCCAGCGCGCAGTTAGCTGCTCATCTGCTCCAAACCTGTCCTCAGTTGCAAATGATCGTGACGAGCCGAGAGCCCTTGACGATCACAGGGGAAACGCTGTGGCGGATTCCGTCTCTTTCCTTGCCAAATCCGGAGGAGCAGCACTCGGTCGAGCAGCTCCTGGCATACGAAGCGGTTCGCCTGTTCGTCGATCGGGCTCAGGCGGTACAAGCCAGCTTCACGGTTACGAAGCAAAACGCCGCCGCTGTGGCCGACATCTGCGCTCGGCTTGATGGCATTCCGCTTGCGCTGGAACTGGCTGCCGCAAGAGTCAAAGCGCTCAGCGTGGAACAAATTGCCGCGCGCTTGGCCGAGAGCTTCCGCCTGCTTAGCGGCGGCGATAGGACGCGTCTCCCGCGCCAGCAAACGCTGCGTGCCTTGATGGACTGGAGCTACCAACTGTTGAACGAGTCAGAGCGCATGCTTTGGCGCCGCCTATCGGTGTTTGCGGGGAGCTTTTCTTTGGAGGCTGCTGAAGCGGTAAGCAGCGGAGACGGTGTGGACGACTTTGAAATCGTCGATATCCTGAGCCAGCTCGTTGATAAATCGCTCGTCCAATCGGAAGGACGCGATGGAGAGGTTCGATACCGTCTCCTAACGACGATACGACAATATGGGCAGGAGAAATTGCTTGAAGCTGGCGAACAGGAAGAGCGGATGGCGTTATTTTGCGCGTACTATGTGACGTTTATTGAGCATACGGCTGGAGGCATGCACACCCCTCATATGCAAGGGTCTACAGTGAAGGAATGGACGCGTGAATTGTCTAATCTGCGGGTAGCCATGGATTGGAGCCAGCAGTCTGCCGCGTCACAGCCGAACATGATGGAGCAGGCTGGGCGGTTAATCTCCGCCACCGACAGCTTCTGGTCGATGCTGGGAATTACCCGTGAAGGGCATGACAGGCTGCAGATTTGGTTGGAGGGACCGCAATCCAGAGACTTCCCTCATACGCGAGTCCATGCACTCCTGACGGCTGTGAATATGACTTATCTCGTGGATCAGCAGCGAGCCATTGCGTATATCCAAGAGGCGTTGTCTCTCGCAAACAGTCTCGGCGAGCCATCCTTGCAGGCAAAAGCGCTGTATTATATGGCGTTAGGTTGCCACGTCTTAGGACAATATCAGCAGGCGGTGGCACTTTTTGATCAAGCGTATGTGATTCTCAAAAGCCTGAATGCCGACTGGCAAATCTCCTCCTTGCTGAGGTTCAAAGCCATTGCACTCGTCAACCAATCGCAGGATGCCGAGGCGCGTCTTATCATCGAAGAAGGCTTGCAACTGTGCCGGCGGCTGGGCGATCCGCATGAAGAAGCAGCGTTATTCCGCATGCTAGGGTCATTGGCTTTGAATGAAGGACGTGTGGATGAGGCGAAGCGTTACTATCGAGAAAGCATGGTGACGACTTGTGAGTTAGCGGACAAAATGTGTACCCTAAGCGGCTTAGGCGGCGTCTCGCTCATCGCCGAAGCCATGGGTGAAGCTCAGCTTGCCGCTTGGCTAGGCGGCGCATACAAGGAGCTTTCTACCTCCATTGGAGGTGGTATGAACGTCTGGCTGCATCGATCTTCAGCCGACATCTGGGCGGCATTAGAAACCGAACAGCCCGCTGCTTGGAGCAGCGGGCGAGAAGCTGGATATGACGAGGCTATCGCTAGGGCGAGAGCCGTGGTTGCGGAGGGGTAG
- a CDS encoding transmembrane-type terpene cyclase, with amino-acid sequence MAMQHLLSEQMELFLQVGLAVFWTITYILIIIQGFQDKASGLPLPAICANITWEFLFAFVMPFHKGQMIISLIWFLLDCVILFQAVYYAGRQYPPRLLLPAIFSLLVISLLLHVGMVVEFHDPMGKYTAFGINLMMSVLFVGLPFKQGLKGQSIYIAYYKMLGTLCASVLCYSLFPESLLLLLLCVLTTAADLVYIGVVHRLVARGDGVGVR; translated from the coding sequence ATGGCGATGCAGCACCTTTTATCCGAGCAGATGGAGCTCTTTTTGCAAGTTGGACTAGCTGTTTTTTGGACAATCACTTATATCCTGATCATTATCCAGGGGTTCCAGGATAAGGCTAGCGGCTTGCCGCTGCCTGCCATTTGCGCTAACATTACGTGGGAGTTCCTGTTCGCGTTCGTGATGCCTTTTCACAAGGGGCAGATGATCATTTCGCTCATTTGGTTTCTGCTCGACTGCGTTATCCTGTTTCAAGCGGTCTACTATGCTGGGCGCCAGTATCCGCCTCGGCTGCTGCTGCCAGCGATCTTCTCGCTCCTCGTCATCTCCTTGCTGCTTCATGTCGGCATGGTCGTCGAATTCCATGATCCCATGGGCAAATATACCGCCTTCGGCATCAACCTGATGATGTCCGTCCTGTTCGTGGGGCTGCCCTTCAAGCAAGGACTGAAAGGCCAGTCCATTTATATCGCGTATTATAAAATGCTAGGCACCCTTTGCGCATCCGTTCTCTGCTACTCACTGTTTCCAGAGTCGTTGCTGCTCCTGCTGCTTTGTGTGCTGACGACCGCAGCGGATCTTGTGTATATTGGGGTGGTGCATCGGTTGGTTGCGCGGGGTGATGGGGTCGGCGTGAGATAG
- a CDS encoding HAMP domain-containing sensor histidine kinase — protein sequence MTNKKRLTLLQVWSRTYLISMLIGIFIVGFIAVQWLQYVTRQDRIATVEHIAVRMAEQVVNSKGEFIATNEISAMLANLQRDLSFKNPIRAHIKSADQRIIFPTPEINDMQQGRQGGNQPPPNDLPPKIGQGAPQGDRGQPPNDGGPPRDGGGPNGERPRQGPPEEMFDGKLPQTTEYVKKRDTEGVSIYMVSSPIMQEEKIVGGVYLSLPEHDIADVDVNYAMLYTLLTGGGLLGWIVMYLLTRRLIKPIKEVADAAKQLMLGNYDVSFQSNSQEQEVAQLTATFQDMAGRLKQLESLRTLLIAGVTHELKTPVASISGLLQAVQDKVVEGAESEEFIQLSLKEAERMHNMVEDLLDFNGFATGALRVTNEPIELHRFVREVVYQWRIAQEEQQQLDIQVESTREELDVMGDTGRIQQILINLLNNSLHAGANRGGLRISLYDYSDREIGIDVADQGKGIPPEEQPYIFERFYRGQGKKHKVRGLGLGLPYSLMLAHAQRGQLFLRESSPSGSIFTLTLLKIDAS from the coding sequence ATGACAAATAAAAAGCGGCTCACGCTGCTGCAGGTTTGGTCGCGTACGTATTTGATTTCAATGCTCATTGGCATCTTCATCGTTGGTTTCATTGCCGTACAGTGGCTGCAGTATGTGACACGGCAGGATCGGATTGCGACGGTCGAACATATTGCCGTGCGTATGGCGGAGCAGGTAGTAAATAGTAAAGGCGAATTCATTGCGACGAATGAAATTTCGGCGATGCTAGCGAATCTTCAGCGGGATTTATCGTTCAAGAATCCGATTAGGGCACATATCAAATCGGCGGATCAGCGAATTATTTTTCCTACACCAGAGATTAACGATATGCAGCAGGGTAGACAAGGAGGCAATCAGCCGCCGCCAAATGACCTGCCGCCGAAGATTGGCCAAGGCGCGCCGCAGGGTGATCGCGGGCAGCCGCCAAATGATGGCGGTCCGCCGCGAGATGGCGGAGGACCGAATGGTGAGCGGCCTCGACAAGGGCCGCCTGAAGAAATGTTCGATGGCAAGCTGCCGCAAACAACGGAGTACGTGAAGAAGCGGGATACCGAAGGCGTCAGCATTTACATGGTTTCTAGTCCGATTATGCAAGAGGAGAAGATCGTGGGGGGTGTCTATTTGAGTCTCCCAGAGCATGATATCGCGGATGTCGATGTCAATTATGCCATGCTCTACACGCTGTTAACAGGCGGGGGGTTACTCGGATGGATCGTCATGTACCTGCTGACGCGGCGTCTAATTAAACCGATCAAGGAAGTGGCGGATGCCGCCAAACAGCTCATGCTGGGCAACTATGACGTCAGCTTCCAAAGCAATAGCCAAGAGCAGGAAGTCGCGCAATTGACGGCTACTTTTCAAGATATGGCAGGTCGTTTGAAGCAACTGGAGTCGCTGCGTACCCTGCTGATCGCGGGCGTCACCCATGAGCTCAAAACACCGGTCGCCTCAATCAGCGGGCTCTTGCAGGCCGTGCAAGATAAAGTTGTCGAGGGCGCCGAAAGCGAGGAATTTATTCAACTTTCCTTGAAAGAGGCCGAGCGGATGCACAATATGGTGGAGGATTTGTTGGATTTCAACGGTTTTGCCACGGGGGCGCTTCGCGTTACGAATGAGCCGATCGAGCTTCATCGATTTGTTAGGGAAGTCGTATATCAATGGCGCATTGCGCAGGAAGAGCAGCAACAGTTGGACATTCAAGTAGAGAGCACGCGGGAAGAGCTTGACGTCATGGGGGACACTGGGAGGATCCAGCAAATCCTCATTAACCTGTTGAATAACAGCCTGCATGCGGGTGCTAATCGAGGGGGGTTGCGAATTTCCTTGTACGATTACAGCGATCGGGAAATTGGCATCGATGTCGCTGACCAAGGGAAAGGCATTCCGCCTGAGGAGCAGCCGTACATTTTTGAACGATTCTACCGCGGTCAGGGGAAAAAGCATAAGGTCCGAGGGCTTGGCTTAGGGCTGCCGTACAGCCTCATGTTGGCGCATGCGCAGCGAGGTCAGCTTTTCTTGCGTGAGAGCAGTCCAAGTGGATCCATTTTTACCTTAACCTTGTTGAAAATTGACGCATCTTGA
- a CDS encoding CcdC protein domain-containing protein encodes MNAETLIGYGFAAIIIVLVIWLRTRGRAKPIRFKGRGMLVPVVLLLIVFGLSISSLTHIPNHPFHVPAWWEFLCAIVLGAGLGSIMLYHTGYEKREDGFVYSKPNKNFKYVIVAVIAFRVVLSQYFKSLDYTEFTVLTMVMAYLYICVWRIGSFLKYRKVSAS; translated from the coding sequence ATGAATGCTGAAACCCTCATCGGTTATGGGTTCGCTGCTATTATTATTGTTTTAGTTATTTGGTTAAGAACGCGTGGTAGAGCGAAGCCGATTCGCTTTAAAGGACGCGGGATGCTGGTCCCAGTGGTCCTATTATTGATCGTTTTTGGACTCAGCATTAGCTCATTGACGCATATTCCGAATCATCCGTTCCATGTCCCTGCTTGGTGGGAGTTTCTATGTGCAATAGTGCTCGGCGCAGGACTTGGCAGCATTATGTTGTACCATACGGGGTATGAGAAGCGGGAGGACGGGTTCGTCTATTCGAAGCCTAACAAAAACTTTAAGTACGTTATCGTCGCGGTCATCGCGTTTCGTGTGGTGTTGTCGCAGTATTTCAAAAGCCTGGATTACACCGAATTCACGGTGTTAACGATGGTTATGGCGTATCTGTACATTTGTGTATGGCGGATCGGCAGTTTTCTCAAATACCGTAAAGTTAGCGCGAGCTAA
- a CDS encoding transmembrane-type terpene cyclase, translating into MDDLFAQQLGRVLQLSSGVFWTIAYVLMIYKSFQDRRPSIPLAALCANLTWQTIFTFIYPIDDLQMLINLVWLALNFMIMLQYLAYTTHRKHKTIRLLLSLAAAFLIHLSFTGEFQDLQGKYLAFGMNFMMSLLFIVMLRQQGTLGQSVGIGVMKFLGSMCAAIIFYYLFPDSPLLLVLYVFIIILDLTYIIMLKRQKRRDVGYMFRK; encoded by the coding sequence ATGGACGATCTCTTTGCCCAGCAACTTGGACGTGTTCTGCAGCTTTCCTCAGGCGTATTTTGGACCATTGCGTATGTGCTCATGATTTACAAAAGCTTTCAAGATCGAAGACCAAGCATCCCGCTCGCAGCTTTGTGCGCCAATCTGACATGGCAGACAATTTTCACCTTCATTTATCCGATCGATGACCTGCAGATGCTGATTAACCTGGTGTGGCTTGCTTTGAACTTCATGATCATGCTGCAATATTTGGCTTACACAACGCACAGAAAACACAAGACGATTAGACTCCTGCTGTCGCTCGCTGCCGCGTTCCTAATTCACCTCAGCTTTACGGGAGAATTCCAGGATTTGCAGGGCAAGTATCTCGCGTTCGGAATGAATTTCATGATGTCGCTGCTGTTCATCGTCATGCTGCGCCAGCAAGGTACGCTTGGCCAATCCGTCGGGATCGGCGTGATGAAGTTTCTAGGATCGATGTGCGCTGCGATTATTTTTTACTACTTATTCCCCGATTCTCCGCTGCTGCTCGTTCTGTATGTCTTCATTATCATCCTCGACCTTACTTACATTATCATGCTGAAGCGACAAAAAAGGAGAGACGTCGGGTATATGTTTCGAAAATAA
- a CDS encoding thermonuclease family protein, with translation MNVQITQIIRASICCLLLILATSCSQESAEKSATASPKAAKVTATSKATTEALTNRRIPAKVVRVVDGDTMKVSYTEGGKVREETIRLLLVDTPESVDPEKPVQPFAIEASNYAKKMLTDKDVQLELDVSERDKYGRLLCYLYIGDKMFNELLLENGYARVAYVYPPNVKYVDQFRDIQKKAQQKGVNIWSVENYAQEDGFHEGAASGKPSPSATAVAKSGAAATAAPKAGVSYNSCAEARAAGVSQIRRGEPGYSAKLDGDNDGVACE, from the coding sequence ATGAATGTTCAAATCACACAGATAATCAGAGCCAGTATATGCTGTCTCCTCTTGATCTTGGCTACTTCCTGCTCGCAGGAATCGGCTGAGAAAAGTGCAACGGCTTCGCCTAAAGCTGCAAAGGTAACTGCAACGTCGAAGGCGACAACAGAGGCGCTGACGAATCGGCGTATTCCAGCGAAAGTGGTTCGGGTCGTCGATGGCGACACCATGAAGGTGTCTTATACTGAGGGCGGAAAAGTTAGAGAGGAAACGATCCGCTTGCTGCTCGTGGATACACCAGAAAGCGTGGATCCTGAGAAGCCTGTGCAGCCTTTTGCCATTGAAGCGTCGAACTATGCGAAAAAAATGCTCACAGACAAGGACGTCCAATTGGAATTGGATGTGTCGGAGCGGGATAAATACGGCAGATTGCTATGCTATTTATACATTGGCGATAAGATGTTTAACGAATTGCTGCTCGAAAATGGCTATGCCCGCGTGGCGTATGTGTATCCGCCTAATGTGAAGTATGTCGATCAGTTCCGCGACATTCAGAAGAAGGCGCAGCAGAAGGGCGTGAACATCTGGAGCGTGGAAAATTACGCGCAGGAGGATGGTTTTCACGAGGGAGCTGCGTCAGGGAAGCCGAGCCCATCAGCGACGGCTGTGGCTAAGTCTGGCGCAGCTGCGACCGCGGCGCCGAAGGCTGGCGTGAGCTACAACTCGTGCGCGGAAGCGAGGGCGGCCGGCGTTTCGCAGATCCGCCGAGGCGAGCCTGGCTACAGCGCCAAGCTGGACGGGGACAACGACGGCGTGGCCTGCGAGTAA
- a CDS encoding MDR family MFS transporter, with amino-acid sequence MKIRDWDSNLKIRLGGETAFNVIFWAFFPFMAIYFAGSFGKGWTGILLILSQTLSVFANLLGGYCADRFGRKRMMIIAATGQAVGYGVFALSASPWLALPFVSFLGFSFASFSGSLYWPASQAMVADVVDDADRAGVFAVFYTAANMAVVVGPLLGSLLYTDNPYLVLAAASVFCLALALFMSRRLHETMPKQLAEQHRARRDLPWYKAIAVQFRDYRVIATDRVFLLFVIAGILLSQTFMQLDLLFPVFLKETVSMTTLLHFQDWHWQVTGTQLFGVIVSENGLFVALFTVIVTKWMMKYRDRYVFIGGSILYAFGMVLFCQMSTFMGFTLAIAVFTLAELMSAGPQQAFVSRLAPEHIRGQYFAAASLRYTIGRTLAPLSIPISSWIGFTWTFCLLAAIAALSAVIYHLMFNQYEHQSESTLSSENRVTS; translated from the coding sequence ATGAAAATTAGAGATTGGGATTCAAATTTAAAAATCCGCCTCGGCGGAGAAACGGCTTTTAACGTCATTTTTTGGGCATTCTTTCCGTTTATGGCGATCTATTTCGCGGGCTCCTTCGGGAAAGGCTGGACGGGGATTTTACTCATTCTCTCGCAGACGCTTTCGGTCTTCGCCAATTTACTAGGGGGCTATTGTGCGGATCGCTTCGGACGAAAACGGATGATGATTATCGCAGCAACGGGCCAAGCTGTAGGTTACGGAGTATTCGCCTTGTCTGCCTCCCCTTGGTTGGCGCTGCCTTTTGTCAGCTTTCTCGGCTTCAGCTTTGCGAGCTTCTCAGGCTCGTTGTACTGGCCTGCCAGCCAAGCAATGGTGGCGGACGTTGTGGATGACGCGGATCGCGCTGGTGTATTCGCCGTCTTCTATACGGCAGCGAATATGGCCGTCGTTGTCGGTCCTTTGCTTGGTTCGCTGCTGTATACGGATAATCCGTATCTCGTCCTTGCAGCAGCTTCGGTCTTCTGCTTGGCGCTCGCGCTCTTCATGAGCCGGCGTCTCCACGAAACGATGCCGAAACAGCTCGCGGAGCAGCATCGTGCACGACGTGATCTGCCTTGGTACAAGGCGATCGCTGTGCAGTTCCGTGATTACCGCGTCATTGCGACGGATCGGGTATTTCTACTGTTCGTTATTGCGGGCATTCTGTTATCGCAAACCTTTATGCAGCTGGACTTGCTGTTCCCCGTTTTCCTGAAAGAGACCGTCTCCATGACGACGTTGCTTCACTTCCAGGACTGGCATTGGCAAGTGACGGGCACGCAGCTTTTCGGCGTCATCGTTTCCGAAAACGGCCTATTCGTAGCCCTTTTCACGGTCATCGTGACCAAATGGATGATGAAGTATCGCGACCGTTACGTGTTCATCGGCGGGTCGATTCTTTATGCGTTTGGTATGGTTCTTTTCTGCCAGATGTCGACGTTCATGGGCTTCACTCTTGCCATCGCCGTCTTCACACTGGCTGAACTGATGTCCGCTGGACCGCAGCAGGCCTTTGTTTCGAGGCTAGCTCCTGAGCATATTCGCGGCCAGTATTTTGCCGCTGCAAGCTTGCGGTATACGATCGGGCGGACGCTCGCGCCGTTGTCGATACCGATCAGCAGCTGGATCGGCTTCACGTGGACGTTCTGCCTGCTCGCCGCCATCGCCGCGTTGTCCGCTGTGATCTACCATCTGATGTTCAATCAGTATGAGCATCAGAGCGAGAGTACACTGAGTAGTGAAAATCGTGTAACTAGCTAA